One segment of Dermochelys coriacea isolate rDerCor1 chromosome 5, rDerCor1.pri.v4, whole genome shotgun sequence DNA contains the following:
- the MBLAC2 gene encoding metallo-beta-lactamase domain-containing protein 2, producing MSALEWFAHKPLGGGIYWIQERFYESGNRANIWLVRGSQRDVVIDTGLGLRSLPDYLHSAGLLGPAAGPGEAEGGDRRPLLAVATHVHFDHAGGLHQFDEVAVHSAEAGALLRGDNYETVTWLSDSEVVRPPSPGWSARQFRVQPVQPTHVLQEGDVINLGDRQLTVMHMPGHSRGSICLHDRDRKILFSGDVVYDGSMIDWLPYSKISDYVTTCERLIELVDRGLVEKVLPGHFNTFGAERLYRLASNYISKAGVCHKVSTCAVRSIASLALRVTNSRVTS from the exons ATGTCGGCGCTGGAGTGGTTCGCCCACAAGCCCCTGGGCGGCGGCATCTACTGGATCCAGGAGCGGTTCTACGAGTCCGGCAACCGAGCCAACATCTGGCTGGTGCGGGGCTCGCAGCGCGACGTGGTGATCGACACCGGCCTGGGGCTGCGCAGCCTGCCCGACTACCTCCACTCGGCCGGGCTGCTGGGGCCGGCCGCCGGGCCCGGGGAGGCGGAGGGCGGGGACAGGAGGCCGCTGCTGGCCGTGGCCACCCACGTCCACTTCGATCACGCGGGCGGGCTGCACCAGTTCGACGAGGTGGCGGTGCACAGCGCCGAGGCGGGCGCGCTGCTCCGCGGGGACAACTACGAGACCGTCACCTGGCTGTCGGACAGCGAGGTGGTGCGGCCGCCCAGCCCCGGCTGGAGCGCCCGGCAGTTCCGCGTGCAGCCCGTGCAGCCCACCCACGTCCTGCAGGAGG GGGATGTGATCAACCTTGGTGACCGACAGCTGACTGTCATGCATATGCCTGGTCATTCAAGAGGAAGTATTTGCTTACACGACAGAGATCGGAAGATATTGTTCAGCGGAGATGTTGTTTATGATGGATCGATGATTGACTGGCTTCCCTACAGCAAGATAAGTGATTACGTCACAACTTGTGAGCGTCTTATAGAGTTAGTGGACAGAGGTCTTGTGGAGAAGGTACTTCCAGGGCACTTTAACACCTTTGGAGCTGAAAGGCTGTATCGTTTAGCTTCCAACTACATTTCAAAAGCTGGAGTTTGTCACAAAGTTTCTACCTGTGCCGTGAGGTCCATTGCAAGTTTAGCTCTTCGTGTGACAAATTCTAGAGTCACTTCTTAG
- the POLR3G gene encoding DNA-directed RNA polymerase III subunit RPC7 isoform X1, with product MAGSGKGRGRAAFTFNIEAIGFAKGETLPEVAFKPRPLFPPTDFKPVPLKMGEEEDYMLALKQEFRASMKKMPYFMRNEDENQGIEKYSKKYLQMKKESMEWIPDWRRLPREMKPRKKTKKAGEKTKKAKVATLTSHVDVLKKIEELEKKGDEEKSDEEKEKEKDKEGEEEEEAAANEQEEYDEEEHEEENDYIASYFEDGDDFGAGSDDNMDEATY from the exons ATGGCTGGGTCAGGGAAAGGAAGAGGACGTGCTGCATTTACTTTCAACATCGAGGCTATTGGCTTTGCCAAAGGTGAAACGCTACCTGAAGTAGCATTCAAGCCCCGTCCACTATTTCCC CCAACAGATTTTAAGCCAGTGCCTCTGAAaatgggagaggaagaggattATATGTTGGCCTTAAAGCAAGAATTTAGAGCAAGTATGAAAAAAATGCCTTATTTTATGCGAAACGAAGATGAAAATCAAG GAAttgaaaaatatagtaaaaagTACCTGCAGATGAAAAAAGAATCCATGGAATGGATCCCAG ATTGGAGAAGACTCCCAAGAGAGATGAAGCCAAGGAAAAAGACCAAAAAAG caggtgaaAAAACGAAAAAGGCAAAAGTTGCCACTCTCACAAGTCACGTGGATGTGTTGAAAAAAATTGAG GAGTTGGAAAAGAAAGGTGATGAAGAAAAATCTGAtgaggaaaaggagaaagaaaaagacaaagagggtgaagaagaagaagaagcagcagcaaatgaaCAAGAAGAATATGATGAAGAGGAACACGAAGAG GAAAACGACTACATTGCTTCATATTTTGAAGATGGCGATGACTTTGGTGCTGGCAGTGATGACAATATGGATGAAGCAACCTATTAG
- the POLR3G gene encoding DNA-directed RNA polymerase III subunit RPC7 isoform X2 translates to MAGSGKGRGRAAFTFNIEAIGFAKGETLPEVAFKPRPLFPPTDFKPVPLKMGEEEDYMLALKQEFRASMKKMPYFMRNEDENQGIEKYSKKYLQMKKESMEWIPDWRRLPREMKPRKKTKKGEKTKKAKVATLTSHVDVLKKIEELEKKGDEEKSDEEKEKEKDKEGEEEEEAAANEQEEYDEEEHEEENDYIASYFEDGDDFGAGSDDNMDEATY, encoded by the exons ATGGCTGGGTCAGGGAAAGGAAGAGGACGTGCTGCATTTACTTTCAACATCGAGGCTATTGGCTTTGCCAAAGGTGAAACGCTACCTGAAGTAGCATTCAAGCCCCGTCCACTATTTCCC CCAACAGATTTTAAGCCAGTGCCTCTGAAaatgggagaggaagaggattATATGTTGGCCTTAAAGCAAGAATTTAGAGCAAGTATGAAAAAAATGCCTTATTTTATGCGAAACGAAGATGAAAATCAAG GAAttgaaaaatatagtaaaaagTACCTGCAGATGAAAAAAGAATCCATGGAATGGATCCCAG ATTGGAGAAGACTCCCAAGAGAGATGAAGCCAAGGAAAAAGACCAAAAAAG gtgaaAAAACGAAAAAGGCAAAAGTTGCCACTCTCACAAGTCACGTGGATGTGTTGAAAAAAATTGAG GAGTTGGAAAAGAAAGGTGATGAAGAAAAATCTGAtgaggaaaaggagaaagaaaaagacaaagagggtgaagaagaagaagaagcagcagcaaatgaaCAAGAAGAATATGATGAAGAGGAACACGAAGAG GAAAACGACTACATTGCTTCATATTTTGAAGATGGCGATGACTTTGGTGCTGGCAGTGATGACAATATGGATGAAGCAACCTATTAG